The ANME-2 cluster archaeon genome has a window encoding:
- a CDS encoding TIGR00288 family NYN domain-containing protein, protein MKPMKSGFESIRNYLGSKKEKGRRKIALLVDGPNMLRKEFQIDLEEIRDVLKDYGSIKIGRVFLNQYASDKLVEAIETQGFEPIICTSDVDVRLAVEGMELVFSPVIDTIALVTRDADFKPLLSKANEHGKETILFGAEPGLSVALKNSADYVIILKEGIMEHEYNSRDLKESGTEDFSEVPLPGEGQVKL, encoded by the coding sequence ATGAAGCCTATGAAAAGTGGTTTTGAATCAATTCGCAATTATCTTGGTTCCAAGAAGGAGAAAGGGCGGCGTAAGATCGCCCTGCTCGTAGATGGACCGAATATGCTAAGAAAAGAGTTCCAGATCGACCTGGAAGAGATACGGGATGTTCTCAAGGATTATGGCAGTATCAAGATAGGCAGGGTATTTTTGAACCAGTATGCATCTGATAAACTGGTGGAAGCAATTGAGACCCAGGGTTTTGAACCTATCATTTGTACCAGTGATGTAGATGTAAGGCTGGCTGTAGAAGGCATGGAACTGGTGTTCAGTCCGGTGATCGATACAATTGCACTGGTGACCAGGGATGCGGATTTCAAACCCCTCTTGTCAAAGGCCAATGAGCACGGCAAGGAGACGATATTATTCGGTGCCGAGCCCGGGCTGTCTGTTGCCCTGAAGAATTCTGCCGATTATGTGATCATCCTCAAGGAAGGCATAATGGAACATGAGTATAACAGCAGGGACTTAAAAGAATCAGGGACGGAGGATTTTTCTGAGGTGCCCTTGCCAGGCGAAGGTCAGGTTAAACTGTAG
- a CDS encoding diphthine synthase, protein MLTFIGIGLYDKKDISVKGLEAIRRADHVYAEFYTSALMGTTVKEMEALYGREITVLDREDVEQQPEWLQRALTEKVVFLTGGDAMVSTTHVDLRMRAHELGIKTSIIHGSSILSAVPGLTGLQNYRFGKSTTIPHPYTHKDRTIISNTPYDIIRSNLDSGMHTLVFLDIDPEKGYMTINLGCELLMEVDSQQGKPDLEQRLTVGVARAGSPSPVVVALPLVELAHYDFGSPLHILVVPADLHFMEAEALVKLAGAPEEILDMAK, encoded by the coding sequence ATGCTTACATTCATCGGCATTGGCCTCTATGACAAAAAAGACATATCTGTCAAGGGCCTGGAAGCCATCCGCCGCGCAGATCACGTATATGCCGAATTCTATACCTCAGCCCTTATGGGCACCACTGTCAAGGAAATGGAAGCCCTCTATGGCAGGGAAATAACCGTACTGGACCGTGAGGACGTGGAACAGCAGCCCGAATGGCTACAACGTGCCCTGACTGAAAAAGTAGTCTTCCTCACAGGCGGCGATGCCATGGTCAGCACCACCCACGTAGACCTGCGCATGCGGGCCCATGAACTGGGTATAAAGACCTCCATCATTCATGGCTCATCTATCCTCAGCGCCGTACCAGGCCTTACCGGCCTGCAAAATTACCGCTTCGGTAAATCCACCACAATCCCGCATCCGTACACCCATAAAGACAGGACCATCATCTCCAATACCCCCTACGATATCATCAGGTCAAACCTGGATAGTGGCATGCACACCCTGGTCTTCCTTGATATCGACCCGGAAAAAGGATACATGACCATCAACCTGGGCTGTGAACTCCTGATGGAAGTGGATTCACAGCAAGGCAAACCGGACCTGGAGCAGCGCTTAACTGTAGGTGTGGCAAGGGCCGGCTCCCCATCACCTGTAGTCGTAGCCCTGCCCTTAGTTGAACTGGCACATTACGACTTTGGCAGCCCCCTGCACATACTGGTGGTTCCGGCAGACCTTCATTTCATGGAAGCAGAAGCCCTGGTTAAACTTGCCGGTGCGCCAGAAGAGATACTGGATATGGCAAAATAA